In Styela clava chromosome 14, kaStyClav1.hap1.2, whole genome shotgun sequence, the following are encoded in one genomic region:
- the LOC120341638 gene encoding teneurin-4-like, which translates to MTKVSSWLDALGFKLQNVAPDPKIDDRQKDKSSVECQLFHHLQTYINLQTVSPSSLIPETRKKTKQIANRALFSQGLVLSIDRGMVTTHVADMATNDVKRLSSILNGGDVIIGKYADSPSAPMSFTKEGKPVLYISKSLDSLKADKVTLTLTDSKRILDGGYSGAMATSQTTQITVTVSDDILTIESPYCVVIISYVTMDNRNGKTRLSEKKRIAESARSAAEQEA; encoded by the exons ATGACAAAAGTCAGCAGTTGGTTGGACGCTCTCGGATTCAAACTTCAAAACGTCGCTCCTGATCCAAAGATTGATGATAGACAGAAG GACAAATCATCTGTTGAATGTCAGTTATTTCATCATCTACAAACCTACATCAACCTACAAACAGTCTCACCGTCAAGTCTGATACCTGAGACAAGGAAAAAGACCAAACAAATAGCAA ATAGAGCTCTATTTTCCCAAGGTCTCGTTCTTTCGATAGATCGGGGTATGGTGACAACGCATGTTGCTGACATGGCAACCAATGATGTTAAACGACTCAGCAGTATTTTAAATGGTGGTGATGTCATAATCGGAAAATATGCTGATTCACCATCAGCGCCAATGAGTTTTACGAAAGAAGGAAAACCCGTACTTTACATCTCGAAGTCGTTAGATAGTCTCAAAGCAGACAAAGTCACCTTGACATTGACAGATTCTAAAAGAATATTAGATGGAGGCTACTCTGGTGCCATGGCAACATCACAAACAACACAAATAACAGTGACAGTCAGTGATGACATACTGACAATTGAGTCTCCATATTGTGTTGTCATAATCAGTTATGTTACAATGGACAATAGAAATGGAAAAACTAGATTGTCAGAAAAAAAACGAATTGCTGAATCCGCTCGTTCAGCAGCGGAGCAGGAAGCGTGA
- the LOC120341637 gene encoding E-selectin-like codes for MEESETYSVSPSVVGVKETTTPSGAGVKDTTTPSAAGAEEKTTPSLAGVKETTTLSVASVKGTATSEGFKDKKSTSARTSTFPATSLWSTKEAFFSTFRPQTTKVEQSTVTVRTCPAPKTPDNGTVDTMTTHDPKFGQTIKYSCNAGYVLQGPNIGKCEENGTWGEVPTCVVDLACDFESSTNPTCGYTRVEGRFRREYRDNDVTGYVLAGKGKIRSLPRDLVSNEELCMSVDVKGTSDGELVAKAYDGTTTKAFWPFSASTNWKTEKFNLKKVNSADTKVQLELEASDNVELDNITTLNSSECYGLATPCVKRNLDSGTISPEQDLYSVDQEVSYSCSNGYTLEGGQTGICKANGLWSTTPVCSKTTIVNKSPTVTLSVAESLCENKLANIYDVTHYNLLLNYLRSIIPDREIASYVFTGMTYKNGQLYSMTNQAISLPAEVWRPDYPVAIASRPSVAVVVRQDQENNDQGSFNTGTTNSLTGAICENEL; via the exons ATGGAAGAATCAGAGACGTACTCAGTGTCGCCCTCTGTTGTTGGTGTCAAggaaacgaccacgccctctgGTGCAGGTGTCAAAGACACGACCACGCCCTCTGCTGCAGGTGCCGAAGAAAAGACCACGCCCTCACTTGCaggtgtcaaagaaacgaccacgctcTCTGTTGCGAGTGTCAAAGGAACTGCCACCTCTGAGG GATTCAAAGACAAGAAAAGTACTTCGGCCCGTACTTCAACCTTCCCTGCTACATCCCTGTGGTCAACTAAGGAAGCCTTTTTCTCTACTTTTCGCCCACAAACTACAAAAGTCGAACAGAGTACAG TTACAGTACGTACCTGCCCAGCACCTAAAACTCCAGACAACGGTACTGTAGACACTATGACCACACATGACCCCAAGTTTGGTCAGACAATCAAATATTCATGCAATGCTGGATATGTTCTTCAAGGACCAAACATTGGAAAATGCGAAGAAAACGGAACCTGGGGGGAAGTGCCCACGTGCGTAG TCGATCTCGCATGTGATTTTGAATCTTCAACCAACCCTACATGCGGCTACACGAGAGTTGAAGGAAGATTTAGGAGAGAATACAGAGATAATGACGTTACAg GCTATGTTCTTGCTGGTAAGGGTAAAATCAGATCGTTACCCAGGGATTTAGTTAGCAATGAAGAACTATGCATGAGTGTCGACGTTAAAGGGACATCTGATGGAGAACTGGTGGCCAAGGCTTACGATGGGACTACAAC GAAAGCATTCTGGCCGTTTTCGGCCTCGACTAACTGGAAAACCGAGAAATTCAATTTGAAGAAAGTAAACTCTGCTGATACCAAG GTGCAACTAGAGCTTGAGGCATCCGATAATGTAGAGTTAGACAACATAACAACTTTGAACTCTTCCGAATGTTATGGTCTAG ctACTCCATGTGTCAAGCGAAATCTAGACAGCGGAACAATTTCTCCCGAACAGGACTTGTACAGTGTGGATCAGGAGGTCAGTTACTCTTGCAGCAATGGTTACACTTTAGAAGGGGGACAGACGGGAATATGCAAAGCTAACGGTTTATGGTCCACAACACCAGTGTGCAGCAAGACAA CGATCGTTAATAAATCGCCGACCGTCACATTGAGCGTCGCTGAATCTCTTTGCGAAAACAAACTGGCTAACATTTACGACGTCACACACTACAACCTACTGCTCAATTATTTACGATCAATAATTCCTGATAGAGAAATAGCGAGTTATGTTTTTACGGGAATGACTTACAAG AACGGTCAACTATATTCAATGACGAACCAAGCTATATCTTTGCCAGCTGAAGTTTGGCGTCCTGATTATCCGGTTGCCATTGCATCGCGCCCGAGTGTTGCTGTCGTTGTCAGGCAAGACCAGGAAAACAACGATCAAGGTTCTTTTAATACCGGAACTACCAATTCACTTACCGGAGCcatctgtgaaaatgaattataa